The proteins below come from a single Mesobacillus jeotgali genomic window:
- a CDS encoding TIGR04190 family B12-binding domain/radical SAM domain protein produces the protein MCNHTLPLLGRLIVYILLEVILLKYDLVLLHAPSVYDFRKNALLAGPISDVVPSSPVFEMYPIGLTSIAEYLERQGLRVKIINIANRMLMDENFDVEKKLKKIRTRAFGIDLHWLPHAHGSIELAKIVKNLHPETPLIFGGLSATYYHKELIEYPFIDFVMRGDSTEKLMLLLINHLKNGTHHLGGIPNLTWKDGDTPVYNPLSHVPDSLDEFDIPGYRYTIKSVFKYKNFLDPLPYNGWLQYPNTAILTAKGCTQGCLICGGSKQSYKDNCNRKILAKRSPAKLIEDILFIQRFSRAPIFILHDIRQAGKEYVDEFFERLSKINLKNELVFELFQYANEEFFEKIEKAVPKYSIELTLETHDEKIRRYNGKFNCTNAKVIETLQSALKHSCKKIDIFFMVGIPHQDYQSVLDNVDFCEEIHNACGGNKRLSYFVAPLAPFLDPASPAFENPEKYGYKKFCHTFEDHRKAITQPSWKYMLSFETDYMTRDEIVRSTYESARSLNAFKLKYNLIDKKTHDEVNEKITRSLEYIEKIDEIIALPEQEKNQQLALLSKEMEEVNKYSICGKHELKWEVKKHYADIFSLTAIGIELLAEDIWINAKQKWIAYNKRVGEASKSRT, from the coding sequence ATGTGTAATCATACATTGCCTTTATTAGGCAGATTAATAGTATATATTTTACTTGAGGTGATTCTTTTGAAATACGATTTAGTCCTTCTCCATGCTCCCAGTGTTTATGATTTCAGGAAAAATGCGCTGCTGGCAGGGCCCATCAGTGACGTCGTTCCGTCCTCTCCGGTGTTTGAAATGTATCCTATTGGCCTGACGAGCATTGCGGAATATTTAGAACGCCAAGGTCTGCGCGTGAAAATCATCAACATCGCCAATCGAATGCTGATGGATGAAAATTTTGATGTCGAAAAGAAATTAAAAAAGATTAGGACACGGGCTTTTGGGATTGACCTTCACTGGCTGCCGCATGCTCATGGAAGTATTGAACTGGCGAAAATTGTGAAAAATCTTCATCCCGAAACTCCTTTGATCTTTGGCGGTTTATCTGCAACCTATTACCATAAAGAATTAATAGAGTATCCATTCATTGACTTTGTCATGCGGGGCGATTCAACTGAAAAATTAATGCTCCTTTTGATCAACCATTTGAAAAATGGAACCCATCATCTGGGCGGGATTCCAAACCTTACTTGGAAGGATGGAGACACTCCAGTATACAACCCGTTAAGCCATGTTCCTGACAGCCTGGATGAATTTGATATTCCGGGATATCGATATACTATCAAGTCTGTCTTCAAGTATAAAAATTTCCTGGATCCACTCCCCTATAATGGATGGCTTCAATACCCTAATACGGCGATCCTCACGGCAAAAGGCTGCACCCAGGGCTGCTTAATTTGCGGGGGCTCAAAGCAATCATACAAGGATAATTGCAATCGTAAAATACTGGCAAAACGCTCACCTGCAAAGCTAATAGAGGACATTCTTTTTATTCAGCGCTTCAGCAGGGCCCCGATTTTCATCCTTCATGATATCCGCCAGGCGGGTAAGGAATATGTAGATGAGTTTTTTGAGAGGCTCAGCAAGATCAACTTGAAAAATGAACTGGTATTTGAATTATTCCAATATGCGAACGAGGAATTCTTTGAAAAAATTGAGAAGGCTGTACCAAAGTACAGCATTGAATTGACATTGGAAACACATGATGAGAAAATCCGCCGTTACAACGGCAAATTTAATTGCACAAATGCAAAAGTGATTGAAACGCTGCAATCTGCATTGAAGCATAGCTGCAAGAAGATTGATATCTTTTTCATGGTTGGCATCCCGCATCAGGATTATCAAAGCGTCCTTGATAATGTCGATTTTTGTGAGGAAATTCACAATGCATGTGGCGGGAATAAACGTCTATCATACTTTGTCGCTCCGCTGGCACCATTCCTTGACCCGGCAAGCCCGGCATTTGAAAATCCTGAAAAATATGGCTATAAGAAGTTTTGCCATACATTTGAAGACCATAGAAAAGCAATCACTCAGCCATCATGGAAATACATGCTCAGCTTTGAAACAGATTATATGACCAGGGATGAAATTGTGAGATCAACCTATGAATCTGCCAGAAGCCTTAATGCTTTTAAACTGAAGTACAACCTTATAGACAAAAAGACACATGATGAGGTGAATGAGAAAATCACCAGGTCGCTTGAATATATAGAAAAAATCGATGAAATCATTGCTCTCCCGGAACAGGAAAAAAATCAGCAGTTAGCACTTCTTAGCAAGGAAATGGAAGAAGTGAACAAATACAGTATTTGCGGGAAGCATGAATTGAAATGGGAAGTGAAAAAGCATTATGCTGATATCTTCTCGCTGACTGCAATCGGAATCGAGCTTTTGGCAGAGGACATATGGATCAACGCAAAACAGAAATGGATTGCCTATAATAAAAGAGTTGGAGAAGCCTCTAAAAGCAGGACGTAA
- the sugE gene encoding quaternary ammonium compound efflux SMR transporter SugE yields MAWLYLVIAGIFEIVWAIGLKYTEGFTKAVPSVITLAGMAISFYFLSMAIKTLPIGTAYAIWTGIGAAGAVILGIVLFGEPRNFMRLMFVAFILVGIIGLKATSGSN; encoded by the coding sequence ATGGCTTGGTTATATTTAGTTATTGCCGGTATATTTGAAATTGTTTGGGCGATTGGCCTGAAGTATACAGAAGGTTTCACCAAAGCAGTCCCATCAGTGATTACACTTGCAGGAATGGCCATAAGCTTTTATTTCTTGTCCATGGCAATTAAAACATTGCCAATTGGTACTGCATATGCCATCTGGACTGGAATTGGAGCTGCAGGGGCAGTTATACTCGGGATTGTCCTGTTTGGAGAGCCGCGCAACTTCATGAGACTAATGTTCGTTGCCTTCATTCTGGTTGGTATCATCGGCCTGAAAGCAACATCCGGAAGCAATTAA
- a CDS encoding DUF4153 domain-containing protein, whose amino-acid sequence MENKLKKGDWKFFLICLALGILAERSFLHGKIGLSYPVFITVFYGVFFWRYRSYSFTNKKLGLLIIASIWLLSASFFLHSNMILYVLNILVIPVMILIQLVLVTYPLANQWHRWPFLKKLVLTVGAAIAYVYRFLIHGIKFSVRGLEESKSATIRKVLIGVAISLPLLFVIVNLLVSADQQFGNLIGAFPRWLLGLKIEEEVLRTIAISIYTLGIFGLLQVLRAKQQLPAEIPKQKDKMAWDIVISLTVLTLLNIVYFLFVVVQFQYFFSETLKEGYTYAEFARRGFFELLFVTMLNLLIISTIVSYVDKASRFMTLAIRALLSLLVIFSGVMLYSAFIRLFMYEEAYGFTFARVLAHSFMIFLLVVLCYSFMRIWMDRLSLVRFYILSAIIFYTLVNTVQLDTFVVERNIERYSETGKIDIYYLNSLSYEGVEGLVELYKLNPDHPGLSDLLLQRRQEFLDSEESWNTINMSRRSAEKALMDLEMQ is encoded by the coding sequence GTGGAAAATAAACTAAAAAAAGGTGACTGGAAGTTTTTCCTTATATGTCTTGCTCTTGGAATCCTGGCTGAAAGGTCTTTCTTACATGGGAAAATTGGCTTGTCCTATCCTGTATTTATAACTGTATTTTATGGTGTATTTTTCTGGAGATACCGGTCCTACTCTTTTACAAATAAAAAGCTTGGACTTTTAATAATTGCTTCAATATGGCTCCTATCAGCCAGCTTTTTTCTCCATTCAAATATGATTTTATATGTATTGAACATCCTGGTGATACCAGTCATGATTCTCATACAACTTGTACTTGTTACTTATCCGCTTGCTAATCAATGGCACAGGTGGCCGTTTCTCAAAAAGCTCGTTTTGACAGTAGGAGCTGCCATTGCCTATGTGTATAGATTTTTGATCCATGGCATTAAGTTTTCTGTGAGAGGGCTTGAAGAGAGCAAGAGTGCAACAATCCGAAAAGTATTGATTGGCGTGGCTATTTCCTTGCCGTTACTGTTTGTGATTGTCAACCTGCTCGTCTCTGCCGACCAACAGTTTGGCAACCTTATAGGCGCATTCCCACGCTGGCTTCTCGGGCTGAAGATAGAGGAGGAGGTGTTGCGGACAATCGCAATCTCCATTTACACACTGGGTATTTTTGGATTATTGCAGGTGTTAAGGGCTAAGCAGCAGCTGCCTGCTGAAATTCCGAAGCAGAAAGACAAGATGGCCTGGGATATTGTGATCAGCCTGACAGTGCTCACTTTATTGAATATCGTTTACTTTCTTTTCGTAGTTGTACAATTCCAGTATTTTTTCAGTGAAACCTTGAAAGAAGGCTATACGTATGCCGAATTTGCGCGCAGAGGATTCTTTGAGCTTCTTTTTGTGACTATGTTGAATTTGTTGATCATTTCTACTATTGTTTCGTACGTTGATAAAGCTTCCAGGTTTATGACGCTGGCTATTCGTGCACTTCTTTCCTTGCTCGTTATATTCAGCGGAGTGATGCTGTATTCAGCTTTTATACGCCTGTTCATGTATGAAGAGGCTTATGGGTTTACCTTTGCCAGGGTTCTGGCTCATTCTTTCATGATCTTCCTGCTAGTGGTGTTATGCTATTCCTTCATGAGAATATGGATGGATCGGCTCTCGCTTGTACGCTTTTATATCTTATCCGCCATCATTTTTTACACATTGGTCAATACGGTCCAGCTTGACACTTTCGTCGTTGAGCGCAATATCGAGCGTTATTCAGAAACCGGAAAAATAGATATTTACTATCTAAACTCACTGTCTTATGAAGGAGTGGAGGGATTGGTGGAGCTATATAAGCTTAATCCAGACCACCCGGGTCTGTCAGACTTGTTGCTGCAGAGGAGGCAGGAATTCCTAGATTCAGAAGAAAGCTGGAATACGATAAATATGTCCAGAAGAAGCGCTGAAAAAGCGTTAATGGATCTGGAGATGCAGTAA
- a CDS encoding cation diffusion facilitator family transporter has product MSSMIEFFKRGNKSSGIAALGNTFLAIIKGVAAGISGSGTMLATTLHSVADALNQFFVFIGSAISEKEATKRFPTGFGRVVNLFVLVAVIIISIMAYETVIKGWELIQHPKASSNLWLNVMIMTIAVLVDGLILIKAMKEIAHETRSEAKGFGIVGNAFKNVSLAAPPTRLVFYEDLIATFGALLALFSIVMAHVTGFYLLDGIGTLLIGILLIGIALKIGYENTVGLIGVSAPKVVEDRIANLILSDPDVIDINTLRIVQEGRQYHVESYLELRKGLTLADADDIKFRVRDSVLKDPDVDDVIMGIIEADDVQTWKV; this is encoded by the coding sequence ATGTCATCAATGATTGAATTTTTTAAAAGAGGAAATAAATCTTCCGGAATTGCTGCGCTTGGGAATACCTTCCTGGCAATCATCAAAGGGGTTGCAGCTGGAATTAGCGGAAGTGGTACGATGCTCGCGACGACACTACATTCGGTTGCGGATGCATTGAATCAATTCTTTGTTTTCATCGGCAGTGCAATCTCGGAAAAAGAAGCGACAAAGCGATTTCCGACCGGGTTCGGCAGGGTCGTAAACCTGTTCGTTCTCGTGGCAGTCATCATCATTTCGATCATGGCATATGAAACAGTCATCAAAGGATGGGAGTTAATTCAGCATCCGAAGGCTTCTTCCAATTTGTGGCTTAATGTCATGATCATGACAATTGCGGTACTTGTTGATGGATTAATCCTGATTAAAGCGATGAAGGAAATTGCCCACGAGACAAGAAGTGAAGCAAAGGGATTTGGAATTGTTGGAAACGCGTTTAAGAATGTCAGCCTGGCAGCACCGCCGACAAGACTGGTGTTCTATGAGGATTTGATTGCAACATTTGGTGCGCTGTTAGCACTGTTTTCGATTGTCATGGCGCATGTTACAGGGTTTTATTTGCTTGACGGAATTGGAACATTGCTGATTGGCATCCTGCTAATCGGGATTGCTTTGAAGATTGGCTATGAGAACACCGTAGGCCTAATTGGAGTTTCTGCACCTAAGGTGGTTGAGGACCGTATAGCCAATCTTATCCTGTCAGATCCAGATGTCATTGACATCAATACATTAAGGATTGTCCAGGAGGGCAGACAGTACCATGTCGAGAGCTATCTGGAGCTGCGCAAAGGGCTGACACTGGCTGACGCAGATGATATCAAGTTCAGGGTCAGGGATAGCGTCCTTAAGGATCCGGACGTAGATGATGTTATTATGGGAATCATCGAAGCAGATGACGTCCAAACCTGGAAAGTGTAA
- a CDS encoding hemolysin family protein yields MDIFNLVWIAILIALTAFFVVSEFAIVKVRSSRIDQLIEEGSRKAVLAKKVISNLDEYLSACQLGITITALGIGWLGEPAIADLLKPLFTSLAISESVGHVFSVGIAFATITFLHVVVGELAPKTLAIQKAEWVSLNTAGPLILFYKIMYPFIWLLNGSARLAVGLVGLKPASENDLAHSEEELRIILSESFKSGEINQSEFKYVNKIFEFDNRIAKEIMVPRTEIISLSIEDTLENFLQIVKEEKFTRYPVIDGDKDHIVGLVNIKEVMTDLIHDQGRGKKEIDSYIRPIIRVIDSIPIHDLLVKMQKERIHMAILMDEYGGTSGLVTVEDILEEIVGEIRDEFDMDEVPMIRKVKESHYIIDAKLLVSDVNELLALDINDEDVDTIGGWMLTENYEVKQGDVVSFGSYFFKITEMEEHHIKYIEVTKQPEIEKPAEGFFMNKTEVVS; encoded by the coding sequence TTGGACATATTTAACTTGGTTTGGATAGCCATTTTAATTGCTTTAACGGCATTTTTTGTCGTATCAGAATTTGCGATTGTTAAAGTGAGAAGTTCCAGAATCGACCAACTAATAGAGGAAGGCAGCAGAAAAGCTGTGCTCGCAAAAAAAGTCATTTCCAACCTGGATGAGTATCTTTCTGCCTGCCAGCTGGGCATAACGATCACTGCTCTGGGAATCGGCTGGCTTGGAGAGCCGGCAATAGCCGATTTGCTAAAACCGTTATTCACCAGCCTGGCTATTTCTGAATCCGTCGGACATGTCTTTTCGGTGGGGATTGCATTTGCGACCATCACATTCCTGCATGTCGTAGTCGGGGAACTGGCCCCTAAGACATTAGCTATTCAAAAAGCAGAATGGGTTTCGCTTAATACAGCCGGCCCGCTGATCTTATTCTACAAGATCATGTACCCATTCATCTGGTTATTGAACGGATCCGCCCGTCTTGCTGTTGGCCTTGTCGGTCTTAAGCCTGCCTCTGAAAATGATTTGGCTCATTCTGAGGAAGAACTTCGCATTATACTTTCTGAAAGCTTTAAAAGTGGTGAAATCAACCAGTCAGAGTTTAAGTATGTAAATAAAATCTTTGAATTTGACAATCGGATCGCCAAGGAAATCATGGTGCCCCGGACGGAAATCATTTCGTTGTCAATCGAGGATACTTTGGAGAACTTTCTCCAGATTGTGAAAGAAGAGAAATTCACCCGTTATCCTGTCATCGACGGAGACAAGGACCATATTGTCGGTCTCGTCAATATCAAGGAAGTCATGACTGATCTGATCCATGACCAGGGCCGGGGCAAAAAAGAAATAGATTCATATATTCGGCCTATCATCCGGGTCATTGACAGCATCCCGATTCACGACCTGCTCGTCAAGATGCAAAAAGAGCGTATACACATGGCGATTTTGATGGATGAATATGGAGGAACTTCCGGGCTCGTAACAGTAGAAGATATCCTTGAAGAAATTGTCGGAGAAATTCGCGATGAGTTCGATATGGATGAAGTGCCAATGATTCGCAAAGTCAAAGAAAGTCATTATATCATCGATGCCAAACTACTTGTCAGCGATGTAAATGAACTGCTCGCGCTTGATATCAACGATGAAGATGTCGATACAATCGGCGGCTGGATGCTCACCGAAAATTATGAAGTCAAGCAGGGCGACGTTGTCAGCTTTGGTTCATACTTTTTCAAAATCACTGAAATGGAAGAGCACCACATTAAATATATTGAAGTAACGAAACAACCCGAAATCGAAAAGCCAGCTGAAGGTTTTTTTATGAATAAAACCGAAGTTGTTTCATAA
- a CDS encoding PadR family transcriptional regulator, translating into MFNRELLKGSTSLVLLQLLNERDMYGYELVKELDKRSDHSLQVKEGTLYPALHKLEKQEYIEFYWQEQEKGPARKYYRITDEGKEVLIEKTEEWQQFVNVMNKVIRRPKNDPVKD; encoded by the coding sequence ATGTTTAATCGCGAACTTTTAAAAGGGAGCACATCACTTGTGCTGCTCCAGTTGTTGAATGAACGGGATATGTATGGTTACGAGCTAGTGAAAGAATTGGATAAGCGCAGTGACCACAGTCTGCAGGTAAAAGAAGGCACCCTTTATCCAGCATTGCATAAACTCGAAAAGCAGGAATACATTGAATTTTACTGGCAGGAGCAGGAAAAAGGCCCGGCAAGGAAGTATTACCGGATTACTGATGAAGGCAAAGAGGTTCTTATTGAGAAAACGGAAGAGTGGCAGCAGTTCGTCAATGTCATGAACAAAGTGATCAGGAGACCGAAAAATGATCCAGTTAAAGACTGA
- a CDS encoding HAAS signaling domain-containing protein, whose amino-acid sequence MIQLKTEFLDELGRHLGKHTDKEQILAEYDIHITEMLEEFNGNERGESDIKSEIYSRLGTPGEIAESWKEELSTTPVKTQWVFILANLIFFVGGTILTLVHNLFDFPLIDMAWKSLTSISAVIILLYLFFWALLGYEIGKGFGHKGRRLMKKTFILSILPNIILMNLTLFKLIPHDWFQPLLSPAFIFICILFTALLYPICWVGYRWGKKASI is encoded by the coding sequence ATGATCCAGTTAAAGACTGAATTTCTCGACGAGCTTGGCAGGCATTTAGGGAAGCATACGGACAAAGAACAGATTTTAGCTGAATATGACATCCATATCACAGAAATGCTTGAAGAGTTTAACGGCAATGAAAGAGGAGAGTCGGATATTAAATCTGAAATTTATTCTAGATTGGGGACTCCAGGAGAAATTGCAGAAAGCTGGAAAGAAGAACTGTCAACGACCCCAGTGAAAACTCAATGGGTTTTTATATTGGCAAACCTGATATTCTTCGTTGGCGGCACGATTCTGACCCTGGTACATAATCTATTTGATTTCCCTCTTATTGACATGGCCTGGAAAAGTCTGACATCGATATCAGCTGTGATCATTTTGCTTTACCTCTTCTTTTGGGCACTGCTTGGGTATGAAATTGGCAAGGGTTTTGGCCATAAGGGACGAAGATTGATGAAAAAAACGTTTATCCTGTCCATCCTGCCGAATATTATCCTTATGAACCTGACGTTGTTCAAGCTGATCCCGCATGACTGGTTCCAGCCGCTGCTGAGCCCGGCATTCATTTTTATTTGTATTCTTTTCACAGCGCTATTGTATCCAATATGTTGGGTTGGATATAGATGGGGGAAAAAAGCTTCCATCTAA
- a CDS encoding ATP-binding protein, with product MSILLSSLEKKLHKVEKTEGKIWIEPAMDFICKRTPDGLIKYVSPSVYHMLGYEQSELLGKLYTLFVHAEDYKRILNADMPEVEEVCSLTYRIKRKDGVYIWVNSQITVVRHPETNEPLELLSVTCDVSAKIKTEHFILEYEKLNVVGQLAAGIAHEIKNPLTSLKGFIQLMKAGQELNHNYLAIMEEEIKRMEAVSKELMLMAKPHKSDFKSFDMNELVDHAITLLMAEAAKKCVEITKQSTLEDGVLFCDGNKIKQVLINLLMNAIDAMELPGEITIAVSRSEEELTISITDTGKGIPAEDLDKIGKPFFTTKANGNGLGLMICYKIIEEHHGKINVESSCNGTTFTIKLPIH from the coding sequence ATGAGTATTCTTTTATCCAGTTTGGAAAAGAAGTTACATAAAGTCGAAAAGACAGAGGGGAAAATTTGGATAGAGCCGGCAATGGATTTTATTTGTAAAAGAACTCCGGATGGTCTGATTAAATATGTTTCTCCATCTGTTTATCACATGCTAGGTTATGAGCAATCTGAATTACTTGGAAAATTGTACACTTTATTTGTCCATGCAGAAGATTATAAAAGAATCTTGAATGCTGACATGCCTGAAGTTGAGGAAGTATGCAGTTTGACTTACCGTATTAAGCGTAAAGACGGAGTATATATCTGGGTGAATTCACAAATCACGGTTGTACGGCATCCCGAAACAAATGAACCATTAGAACTGCTTTCAGTGACATGTGATGTTTCTGCAAAAATCAAAACAGAGCACTTCATCCTTGAGTATGAGAAATTGAATGTTGTTGGACAGCTTGCAGCAGGTATTGCACATGAAATCAAGAACCCTTTGACAAGCCTGAAGGGTTTCATCCAGCTCATGAAGGCTGGACAAGAATTGAACCACAACTATTTAGCGATTATGGAAGAGGAAATAAAGCGGATGGAGGCTGTTTCAAAAGAACTGATGCTTATGGCAAAGCCGCATAAATCTGACTTTAAGTCCTTTGATATGAACGAATTGGTTGACCATGCTATTACGCTTCTAATGGCTGAAGCAGCAAAGAAGTGCGTTGAAATAACCAAGCAGTCTACACTTGAAGATGGAGTGCTTTTTTGTGATGGGAATAAAATCAAGCAGGTTCTGATTAATTTGCTGATGAACGCGATTGATGCAATGGAGCTGCCAGGCGAGATCACGATTGCGGTTTCTAGATCAGAAGAGGAATTGACCATTTCCATCACTGATACTGGTAAAGGAATCCCTGCAGAGGATCTGGACAAGATCGGCAAGCCTTTTTTTACGACAAAGGCGAATGGGAACGGACTGGGATTAATGATCTGCTATAAAATCATCGAAGAACATCATGGCAAAATCAATGTAGAGTCAAGCTGTAACGGAACAACATTCACCATCAAGCTGCCGATCCACTGA
- a CDS encoding GNAT family N-acetyltransferase, translating into MSVLKVDSELELRLFDPREAGELFWLVDSNRRFLRKWLPWIDGIQSPGQFFSVIQLWQKNHQEGSSTHFGIRYRGVLAGSISLHGIDWINSQASIGYYLSEKLQGRGITVRSVKAVINHAFYELGLNRIEIRCGKDNHASKAIPSKLGFIEEGVIRDGEYLNGSFHDLVVYGLLSREWHRRHTIHT; encoded by the coding sequence ATGTCAGTTTTAAAAGTGGATTCTGAACTTGAGCTTCGTTTATTTGACCCGCGTGAAGCTGGAGAGTTGTTCTGGCTTGTGGATTCTAACCGCCGTTTTTTGCGGAAATGGCTTCCCTGGATTGACGGCATTCAATCACCAGGGCAATTTTTTTCAGTCATACAATTGTGGCAGAAAAACCATCAGGAAGGAAGCAGCACTCATTTTGGCATCCGATACAGAGGAGTCCTTGCAGGCAGTATCAGTCTGCATGGTATTGACTGGATTAACTCGCAGGCCAGCATCGGCTATTACCTTTCTGAGAAACTGCAAGGAAGAGGCATTACGGTCAGATCGGTGAAAGCAGTAATAAACCATGCTTTTTATGAGCTTGGACTTAACCGCATTGAGATCCGGTGCGGAAAGGACAATCATGCAAGCAAGGCAATTCCCAGTAAGCTTGGCTTTATCGAGGAGGGTGTCATACGTGATGGAGAATATTTAAATGGAAGCTTTCATGATTTGGTTGTTTACGGCCTCCTTTCAAGAGAGTGGCATAGAAGACATACTATTCATACTTGA
- a CDS encoding dicarboxylate/amino acid:cation symporter yields the protein MKLTTKILIGLGLGAMTGLILNIFSPELFTVLDKFLFTPLGKIFINLISMLVVPIVLFSIILGTSGLGDPKKLGRIGIKTVGFFLGTTAIAISIGLALAFLIKPGLMGEFDTSGAEFKAEEAPPVSETFLNLIPANPFEALTTGNMLQVIILAIFIGIALTALGDKTKGILNLVQQGNEIMMYLVGLVMKFAPYGTFGLIATAIGSQGIDAIKAMGVYMLVVVLALVVHAFITYGSGVYFLGKKNPFWFFKQFSPAMGVAFSTSSSNATLPVSMETAQKNLRVPESVSSFVQPLGATINMDGTAIMQGVATVFIAQVYGADLTMAELLTVVLTAVLASIGTAGVPGVGLIMLAMVLQSVGLPVEGIGLILGIDRLLDMARTAVNITGDAACAVIVSETEKKHQVRPEKSKVKNMADNRSLEYLD from the coding sequence ATGAAGTTAACCACTAAGATTTTGATTGGCCTTGGACTTGGAGCGATGACCGGGCTGATCCTCAACATTTTTTCACCCGAATTATTCACTGTTTTAGATAAATTCTTGTTCACGCCTCTTGGCAAGATATTCATCAACTTAATTAGTATGCTTGTTGTACCGATTGTCCTGTTTTCGATTATTCTCGGAACATCGGGGTTAGGTGATCCGAAAAAGCTTGGAAGGATTGGCATAAAGACTGTGGGCTTCTTTTTAGGAACCACGGCGATTGCGATATCTATAGGCCTTGCTCTAGCCTTCCTTATAAAACCAGGATTGATGGGCGAATTTGACACGAGTGGAGCTGAATTCAAGGCTGAAGAAGCTCCGCCAGTAAGTGAAACCTTTTTAAATCTTATTCCGGCAAATCCATTTGAAGCACTGACAACCGGAAATATGCTTCAGGTAATTATTTTGGCGATTTTCATCGGTATTGCGTTAACGGCACTTGGTGACAAAACAAAAGGTATTCTGAATCTGGTACAACAGGGAAATGAGATCATGATGTATCTGGTCGGCCTTGTCATGAAGTTTGCTCCGTACGGAACTTTTGGGTTGATCGCAACCGCTATCGGAAGCCAGGGAATCGATGCCATCAAGGCCATGGGAGTATACATGCTAGTCGTTGTTCTGGCTCTAGTTGTCCATGCGTTCATCACTTATGGTTCTGGTGTATATTTTCTCGGAAAGAAAAACCCATTTTGGTTCTTCAAGCAATTCTCTCCTGCTATGGGAGTAGCCTTCAGTACATCGAGCAGTAATGCCACACTGCCGGTATCAATGGAAACAGCTCAGAAGAACCTGCGTGTCCCTGAATCTGTCAGCAGCTTCGTTCAGCCTCTCGGAGCGACGATCAACATGGACGGTACCGCGATCATGCAGGGTGTAGCTACCGTATTCATCGCACAGGTATACGGTGCCGACCTTACAATGGCAGAGCTTTTGACTGTCGTCTTGACTGCCGTGCTTGCAAGTATAGGGACGGCAGGTGTTCCAGGTGTTGGTTTGATCATGCTGGCCATGGTCCTCCAATCTGTAGGTCTGCCTGTTGAAGGAATCGGCCTCATTCTCGGGATTGACCGTTTGCTTGATATGGCTCGCACCGCTGTCAACATTACAGGAGATGCAGCTTGTGCGGTCATCGTCTCTGAAACTGAGAAAAAGCATCAAGTAAGACCGGAGAAAAGCAAAGTTAAAAATATGGCAGACAACCGCTCTCTTGAATATTTAGATTAA